The window TCTGCGCGAAGGGGAAGATCATCCCGTCCGTGGCGTCGTCCTGGGCGGGTTCACCGTTCACCCAGGCACGCACGCGGAGATCGGCGGGGTCGATCTCGCGGGCGTCGATCAGACGGGGGCCGAGCGGGGTGTAGCCGTCGCGGCCCTTGGACCGGACGTTGGATCCCTTGTCGAGCGCGCGGAGGTCGTAGAGCCCGAAGTCGTTCGACGCCGTGACCCAGCCGACGTGCGCCCAGGCCCCGTCGACGCCCACGCTGCGGACGTCCCTGCCGATGACGAGGGCGACTTCTGCCTCGAAGGCGAGCAGCTCGGTGCCGGCGGGGCGCTCGATGGTGTCACCGGAGCGGGCCAGGGAGCTGGACGGTTTGAAGAAGTAGGACGGTGCACTCGGGCGCCGACCCCGCTGGTCGGCGCGGGAGGCGTAGCTGAGATGGACCGCGACGATCTTCCCGGGGCGCTGGGGGAGCGCGGAGAACCGCGGATCAGCGGCATCCCCCCTGGTGGTGTGTTCGCTCATGAGCTCCCTCGCGCTTGCGCCATATTCCAAATCGTATATTATCGGGGCAGCCCCGGCAAGGAACCCGCCGTGGGATCGCCGGAGACGACGTCGTCACGAGGAGTCAGAGAAGATGAGCGAGACATCGCAGCGGGGGTTCACCCCCACGGGCACCATCAGCACACCGAAGGATCGGCGCCGCGTCGTGTTCGCGACGGTGGTGGGCACCACGGTGGAGTGGTACGACTTCTTCATCTACGCCCAGGCGGCGGGGCTCGTCTTCGCCCAGCTCTTCTTCGCGCCCCTCGGGGAGTCCATGGGCATCATCCTGTCGTTCCTCACGGTGGGCATCAGCTTCCTGTTCCGTCCGCTCGGAGCCTTCCTCGCCGGACACTTCGGCGACAAATACGGTCGCCGCATCGTCCTCGTGATCACCCTCATCCTCATGGGCGTCGCGACGACGCTCGTCGGGCTGCTCCCCACGTACGCGGCCATCGGGGTCGCTGCGCCCATCCTCCTGATCGTTCTGCGCATCCTGCAGGGTGTCTCGGCGGGCGGCGAATGGGGCGGCGCCGTCCTCATGGCCGTCGAGCATGCACCCAAGCGCAAGCGCGGGCTCTTCGGCGCATCGCCGCAGATCGGAGTGCCGATCGGACTGCTGCTCGCCTCGGGGATGATGGCGCTGATGTCGGTGCTCGCTCCCGGGGACGCCTTCCTCGAGTGGGGCTGGCGTGTGCCGTTCCTCTTCTCGATCGTCCTCATCCTCGTCGGCTACTACATCCGGCGCCGCGTGGAAGAAAGCCCCGTATTCGTCGAGCTGGCCGAGCGCAAGGAGCGCACCCGCACCCCGATCGCGCAGCTGTTCCGCAAGCACGCCCTGCTGGTCTTCATCGCCGCCCTGGTCTTCGCAGGCAACAACGCCGTCGGGTACATGACGACGGGTGGCTACATCCAGAACTACGCCACCAACCCCGAGGGACCTCTCGCGCTCGAGCGCAGCAGCGTGCTGCTGGCCGTCACCGGTTCGGCGGTGTTCTGGCTCGCCTCGACGTGGGTCGCCGGCTGGATCAGCGACCGGATCGGTCGTCGCACCACCTACATCGGCGGCTGGCTGCTGCAGCTGGTCGGTGTGTTCACGCTGTTCCCCCTCGTGAACACCGGCGAGATCGGGCTCCTCTTCACCGGGCTGGCGATCCTCGCCGTCGGCCTCGGGTTCACCTACGGGCAGCAGGCGGCGTACTACGCCGAGCTGTTCCCGGCCTCCATCCGATTCTCGGGGGTATCGATCTCGTACGCGATCGGCGCGATCCTCGGCGGCGCGTTCGCACCCACGATCGCGACGGCGCTCGTGCAGGCGACGGGTTCGACCTGGTCGGTCGCCCTGTACCTCGCGGGCATGACAGTGCTGGGCCTCGCCGCAACCCTGGTGTTGCGTGATCGCACCGGCATCCCCCTTGGTCCCGACCACGAGGCGGAGCAGGCGAAGAGCCCCATCTACGGGATGGCGCGGGCCTGAGCGTCGGGGTGGGGCGGATCCTGGTCTTCTAACCCACGGCCACCGGCTCGGCCGCCGTCCGCTCGGCGTCCAGCCCCGCACGGACCGTCTTCTCCGACTCCACTTCGGCCGGCTTCCTGCCCGAGATCAGCGAGGCGATGATGAAGGTGCCGAAGCCGATCGCGGCCGCGAGTAGCGTCGCCCAGCCGTCGAACTCGGGGCCCACCAGCGTATTCGGGATGTAGAAGATGTCATTCGGCACCCCGTAGAGGGTGGGGGTGAGGGCGAGGAAGGTCATCCGCACGACGAACCCGACGCCGATCGCCGTCAGCGCCGCGATCGCTCCGGGCCGCTTCCAGAAGACGCCGAAGAGGAACGGCGCCGCAAGACACGCGAGCATCAGGTCGAACGCCAGGGTCAGCAGGATGCCGGTCTGGCTCACACGGATCGCGAGGAAGGCGCCGGCCATGACGAACGGGATCATCGCGATGCGGGTCCACCGCAGCAGCGGGTCCGGGCCGTCGCCGCTCCGACGGCGGACTGTGAAGATGTTGCGGACCGCGATCGCGGAGGTCGCGAGCATCGCGCCCGAGGCGGTGGAGAAGGATGCCGCCACGATTCCCGACAGGACGAGGATGGCGACGATCGGCGGTGCGAAGTCGCCGAGGAGCGTGTAGAGGATCGGACCGTCGTCGACCGAGATCCCGAGCGTCGCCGAGGCGCTGAGTGCGACGATGGCGAAGACGGTGCCGATGGCGGCGGTGAGTCCGGCCGCCCAGAAGCACGAACGCTGGGCGACGGTGGGGCTCTTGGCGCCGAAGATGCGCTGCATGAAGTCGATCGCGACGATGTCGCCGATCGCGAGCGAGATGAGGGTCGCCCAGTTGATCGGGGCGCCGACGGCAGGGTCGGTGAGCTGCTCGAACGCGAACGGCCCCATGCCCTCGGGGATGACGATGCCGAGCGTCGTCGCCACCCACAGCAGCAGGACGACGGCGGCGACGATCGTTATCGCGGTCTGGATCACAGCGGTGTAGGCGTCGGAGAAGAGTCCGCCCGCGATGGTGTACGCCAGGACCAGCAGCACGGCGAGCACCACGCCCCACGCGTAGGGGATCCCTGCGAAGTGCTCCAGAAGGAACCCGCAGGCGACCATGTTGCCTGCCAGGAGCACGGTGAACGACACGACCATCAGCACCGACGCCGCGACCTCGGTCGGGCGGTTGTAGCGCAGCCGGAAGAAGTCGCCGAGGGTGAACAGCTTCATCGCATTCATCCGCTTCGCCAGAACCAGGCCGGTGAGGAGAAGACACAGTGCCAGGCCGATCGCGAGGGACGCTCCCGACCAGAAGCCGAACTGCGACGTGAGGTCGGTATTGCCGACCGTGGCATTGGCGTCGACGGCCGCGGCGGTCAAGGACACTGCGACCAGGGGCACGCCGAGGCGACGTCCGGCGACGAGGTAGTTGCTGCTGTCGCCGTCGATCTTTCGACCGACGGCGATGCCGACGACGAGGACGAGGACGACGCTGATCGCGACTCCGATGATGATCATGCGGACTCCCAGGCGGTGGGTGGGGCGTGACGGATGAGTTTCTGTTGCTTGACAGAAAGAATCGCGACGTGGCCGCTCCAGGTGGTTTCCGCTGTGTAACGGTCCTGTGAAGAAGGCGGCGGAGCCCGGGTTCGTCAGCTGAGCCCCGTGTTCGTCAACGGAGCGAGGTCACCAGGCGGGCGCCGTCGACGGCTGCCCGCGCGCGTACCTCGGGCGCGAGGTCGAGCACCCGGAGGGCGGCGTCGGCGATCTCGGCCGCGAGGAGATCGGTCGGCTCCACGCCGCGCTTGCGCTGGAGGATGACGTTCTCGACGAGTGCCAGGACCAGCGTGCTCCCGATCTCGATCCGGTCGGGCGGCACTGCGCAGGCGGTCACCAGTGTGCGGTAGGTGGTCTCCAGCTCGCTGCGACGCTCGCGGAACGGAAGGAAGTGCTCGTCCGAGACCTCGGGCAGAAGGTACAGCGCCCCGACGTTGTGCGGGCCTGCGGCCAGGAGCCGGACGTCCGCGACGCACAGTGCCCACAACCGGGCCGCGGCGTCTTCGTCGGCGGCGAGCAGTTCGGCGGCGACGTCGAGCGAGGGCTGCACGGTACCCAACAGCAGGGCCAGCAGCACGTCCTGCTTGCGCGCGAAGTGGTGGTAGAGGGATGCCTGGCGGATGCCCGCGGCTTCGGCGATCGCGTGAGTGCTCGCCGAGGCGTACCCGCGCGTGCAGAACAGCTCGGCCGCCGCGGCGAGGACGTCGGCCCGGGTGCCCTGTCCGGTGGGGGAGGAACCCGAGGCGCGGGGCCGTCCGGTCCGTGTCGACGCCATGTTCACACCGTACCCGGCTGCCTGTAACGCGCAGGAAACGCCGGCGTGGTCAGATACCTGTCGATCGATAGAAAGACCAGTCGGCAGGGAGCGGGTCGCGATGAGCGGACGGATGCAGGACCTCGGCGATGTCGGCCGGGCGCGGGCCGATGCGCGGGCGCGCGCGGCGGTGTCGGAGTGGATGCCGTTCCTCCCGCCGTCCGACGCGCCCTTCCTCCCCGCCGATGTCCCGTCGGCAGACCTCAGATGGGCCGAGGTGGTCGCGCCGGGCGGCTACACGCATCTACGTGTCGCTCGGGGAACCCGCATCCGACTGAGCGATCCGACCGGTGACGCGAGTGCCGGTGTGCTCCTGTTCAATGCACTCGCCCCCCACGAGCGCCTCAATGTCGCCGACACCCAGAAGATCCCGTGGCAGGCATATCTCGGCGCGGGGCATCCGCTTCTCTCCGGCGATGGCCGGGTTCTCGCGACGATCGCCGCCGACGGCTCCGGCCACCACGACGCCTTCTGCGGGGTCACCTCCGATGCCTGGAACGAGGAGCGCTACGGCGACGCGGCCCCCGAAGGTGCGTCGCCCTCGGGGCACGGACTGCTGCGGCTCGCCGCGAGCAAGCACGGCCTGACTGCGCGCGACCTCCCACCGGCCGTCACGTTCTTCCAGGGGGTGAGGGTCGCCCCGGACGGCGCCCTCGACTGGATCGGCTCCGCGGGTCCGGGCACTTCCGTCGATCTCGTCGCCGAGCTGCCGCTGATCGTCCTGATCGCCAACACGCCGCACCCGATCGACCCGCGCGAGGACTACATCGTCGGGCCGCTGCAGGTCGTCGCCTGGGCCTCTCGCCCCACCGGTCACGGCGACCCCGTCTTCTCGGCCACTCCCGAGCGGGAGCGTGCCTACCGCAACACCATCGCCTACGCCGAACTCGCCGGACTCTGAGGAGAGCGAACTGTGAAGACAACCGTGCCCCCGCGTCCGGTCCACGCCCCCGACGTTCCGCTCGATCCGTCCGAGCCGCTCGTGCCAGGCGACATCGTGCTCGACGAGATCGTCGCCCCGCGCGCACCCTGGTCGGCCGTCATCCGAGCCGGTGACGTCCTCACCATCGTCGACGTGGGGGGCAATCAGTCCGCGGACTTCCTGGCCTACGCGGCGGATGACCCGGAGGAGCGGTACAGCGCGGCGGACACGATCGCGTGGCAGCGGAACGTCTATGTCCGCACCGGCACGGTGCTGCGGAGCAACCTGGGACGCCCGATGATGACGGTGGTCGGCAACGAGGTCGATCGGCAGGACACCATCGGCGGCGCCTGCAGCAAAGAGTCCAACACCCTGCGTTACGGCCACCACACCCTCTACCAGCACGGGTGTCGTGAGAACTTCCTCGCCGAAGCGACCCGGCATGGGCTCGGTGCCCGGGATCTGGTGTCGAACCTCAACTGGTTCATGAACGTGCCGGTCGAGGCCGACGGATCGCTCGGCATCGTCGACGGCATGTCGGCGCCGGGGAAGCGCGTGGCACTGCGCGCGGAACGGGACGTGCGGGTGATCGTGTCGAACTGTCCTCAGATGAACAACCCGTGCAACGACTTCAGCTGCACCCCGCTGCGCATGATCGTGACGCGCCCATGACCGGCTTCGACACCGTCCTCATCGCCAACCGCGGAGAGATCGCTCGCCGCATCATCCGCACTGCCCGCGCGCAGGGGCTTCGCACCGTCGCGGTGTACTCCGACGCCGACCGCGCAGCCCCCCACGTGCGCGAAGCCGATGTCGCGATCCGCCTCGGACCGGCCCCGGCCGCCGAGTCGTACCTCCGCACGGATGCCCTCCTCGAGGCGGCGGCGCGCACCGGCGCCGGCGCTGTCCACCCGGGGTACGGGTTCCTGGCCGAGAACGCCGACGCCGCGCGTTCGGTCGAGGCGGCGGGCCTCGCCTGGGTGGGGCCGACGCCCGACCAGCTCGAGGCGTTCGGACTGAAGCACCGGGCCCGCGCGCTCGCCGAGGCGGCGGGGGTGCCGCTTCTTCCCGGCACCGGGGTCCTCTCCTCGCTCGCCGAGGCCGAAGCCGCGGCCGACGCGATCGGGTACCCCGTCATCCTCAAAGCCACCGGCGGCGGCGGCGGCATCGGCATGCGCGCTTGCGCCGACCGCGCCGAGCTCCGTGCCGCCTGGGATGCCGTCAGCCGGCAGGCGGCCGCCAGCTTCGCCGCCGCGGGGCTGTTCCTGGAGAAGCTCGTCCGCCCGGCCCGCCACGTCGAGGTGCAGCTCTTCGGCGACGGCGCGGGACGCGTCGCGGTCCTCGGCGACCGGGACTGCTCGCTGCAGCGTCGCAACCAGAAGGTCATCGAAGAGGCGCCGGCGCCCGGACTTCCCGACGACGTGCGGGCGACGCTCCATGCGTCCGCGTCGGCGCTCGCCGCCGGCATCCGCTACCGGTCGGCCGGAACGGCCGAATTCGTGTACGACCCCGTCGCCGAGCGCGCCTACTTCCTCGAGGTCAACGCGCGTCTGCAGGTGGAGCACCCGGTGACCGAGGCGGTGTTCGGTGTCGATCTCGTCGCCCTCATGCTCGATCTCGCCGCGGGCAACGCCGTGCCGGACGCGCTGTTCGACGAACCGCTCGCGCCCACCGGTCACGCCGTCGAGGCTCGCGTCTACGCCGAGGACCCCGACCGCGACAACACTCCGTCGACGGGACTCGTGACGGCGGTGCGGATGCCGGAGGGCGAGGGCATCCGGGTGGACACGTGGATCGAGCCGGGCCTGGAGGTCACCCCCTTCTACGATCCGCTGCTGGCGAAGGTCATCGCCTTCGGCGCGGATCGCGACACCGCCTTCGACAGGCTGAGCGTCGCGCTCGCCGAGACCCGCGTGGACGGCATCGTCACCGGAGCCGGGATGCTGCGCACGCTCGCCGTCGACCCCGTCGTGCGGTCGGTCGCGCACTCCACCGGCACGGTCGACGGCGCACGCGACCCCGATCCGCGCATCGAGGTCGTCGATCCGGGGATGATGACCACCGTGCAGGACCTGCCGGGCCGCATCGGCTACTGGCAGGTGGGCGTGCCGCCGTCCGGTCCGATGGACTCCGTGTCGTTCCGTGCCGCCAACCTCGCCGTCGGCAATCCCGAGGAGGCACCGGCCCTCGAGGCCACGCTCAGCGGGCCCGTCCTGCGCTTCACGGCCGAAACGGTCGTCGCGGTCACCGGGGCGGCGACGCCGGTCTTCATCGACGACGTGCCCGCGCCGATGTGGGAGCCGGTCCTCGTGCCCGCCGGCGGCGTCCTGCGGATCGGCGCGACGGAGGGTCCGGGAATCCGGGTGTACGTCGGCGTTCGCGGCGGACTCGATGTGCCGCCCTATCTCGGAAGCGCGTCGACCTTCACGCTGGGCGGCTTCGGCGGTCACGGCGGGCGGGCGCTGGTGGCGGGCGACGTCCTGCGCCGAGGCGACATGGCGGACACGACCCCTTCGCCGATCGACCCGGGCCGGCGGCCTCACCTGACCGCGTCGTGGCAGCTCGCCGTCACCGAGGGTCCCCACGCCGCGCCGGAGTTCTTCACCCGCGAGGACATCGACGAGTTGTACGCCGCCGAGTACC of the Microbacterium invictum genome contains:
- a CDS encoding MFS transporter; amino-acid sequence: MSETSQRGFTPTGTISTPKDRRRVVFATVVGTTVEWYDFFIYAQAAGLVFAQLFFAPLGESMGIILSFLTVGISFLFRPLGAFLAGHFGDKYGRRIVLVITLILMGVATTLVGLLPTYAAIGVAAPILLIVLRILQGVSAGGEWGGAVLMAVEHAPKRKRGLFGASPQIGVPIGLLLASGMMALMSVLAPGDAFLEWGWRVPFLFSIVLILVGYYIRRRVEESPVFVELAERKERTRTPIAQLFRKHALLVFIAALVFAGNNAVGYMTTGGYIQNYATNPEGPLALERSSVLLAVTGSAVFWLASTWVAGWISDRIGRRTTYIGGWLLQLVGVFTLFPLVNTGEIGLLFTGLAILAVGLGFTYGQQAAYYAELFPASIRFSGVSISYAIGAILGGAFAPTIATALVQATGSTWSVALYLAGMTVLGLAATLVLRDRTGIPLGPDHEAEQAKSPIYGMARA
- a CDS encoding sodium:solute symporter family protein codes for the protein MIIIGVAISVVLVLVVGIAVGRKIDGDSSNYLVAGRRLGVPLVAVSLTAAAVDANATVGNTDLTSQFGFWSGASLAIGLALCLLLTGLVLAKRMNAMKLFTLGDFFRLRYNRPTEVAASVLMVVSFTVLLAGNMVACGFLLEHFAGIPYAWGVVLAVLLVLAYTIAGGLFSDAYTAVIQTAITIVAAVVLLLWVATTLGIVIPEGMGPFAFEQLTDPAVGAPINWATLISLAIGDIVAIDFMQRIFGAKSPTVAQRSCFWAAGLTAAIGTVFAIVALSASATLGISVDDGPILYTLLGDFAPPIVAILVLSGIVAASFSTASGAMLATSAIAVRNIFTVRRRSGDGPDPLLRWTRIAMIPFVMAGAFLAIRVSQTGILLTLAFDLMLACLAAPFLFGVFWKRPGAIAALTAIGVGFVVRMTFLALTPTLYGVPNDIFYIPNTLVGPEFDGWATLLAAAIGFGTFIIASLISGRKPAEVESEKTVRAGLDAERTAAEPVAVG
- a CDS encoding TetR/AcrR family transcriptional regulator is translated as MASTRTGRPRASGSSPTGQGTRADVLAAAAELFCTRGYASASTHAIAEAAGIRQASLYHHFARKQDVLLALLLGTVQPSLDVAAELLAADEDAAARLWALCVADVRLLAAGPHNVGALYLLPEVSDEHFLPFRERRSELETTYRTLVTACAVPPDRIEIGSTLVLALVENVILQRKRGVEPTDLLAAEIADAALRVLDLAPEVRARAAVDGARLVTSLR
- a CDS encoding urea amidolyase associated protein UAAP1, which codes for MSGRMQDLGDVGRARADARARAAVSEWMPFLPPSDAPFLPADVPSADLRWAEVVAPGGYTHLRVARGTRIRLSDPTGDASAGVLLFNALAPHERLNVADTQKIPWQAYLGAGHPLLSGDGRVLATIAADGSGHHDAFCGVTSDAWNEERYGDAAPEGASPSGHGLLRLAASKHGLTARDLPPAVTFFQGVRVAPDGALDWIGSAGPGTSVDLVAELPLIVLIANTPHPIDPREDYIVGPLQVVAWASRPTGHGDPVFSATPERERAYRNTIAYAELAGL
- a CDS encoding urea amidolyase associated protein UAAP2 encodes the protein MPPRPVHAPDVPLDPSEPLVPGDIVLDEIVAPRAPWSAVIRAGDVLTIVDVGGNQSADFLAYAADDPEERYSAADTIAWQRNVYVRTGTVLRSNLGRPMMTVVGNEVDRQDTIGGACSKESNTLRYGHHTLYQHGCRENFLAEATRHGLGARDLVSNLNWFMNVPVEADGSLGIVDGMSAPGKRVALRAERDVRVIVSNCPQMNNPCNDFSCTPLRMIVTRP
- the uca gene encoding urea carboxylase; amino-acid sequence: MTGFDTVLIANRGEIARRIIRTARAQGLRTVAVYSDADRAAPHVREADVAIRLGPAPAAESYLRTDALLEAAARTGAGAVHPGYGFLAENADAARSVEAAGLAWVGPTPDQLEAFGLKHRARALAEAAGVPLLPGTGVLSSLAEAEAAADAIGYPVILKATGGGGGIGMRACADRAELRAAWDAVSRQAAASFAAAGLFLEKLVRPARHVEVQLFGDGAGRVAVLGDRDCSLQRRNQKVIEEAPAPGLPDDVRATLHASASALAAGIRYRSAGTAEFVYDPVAERAYFLEVNARLQVEHPVTEAVFGVDLVALMLDLAAGNAVPDALFDEPLAPTGHAVEARVYAEDPDRDNTPSTGLVTAVRMPEGEGIRVDTWIEPGLEVTPFYDPLLAKVIAFGADRDTAFDRLSVALAETRVDGIVTGAGMLRTLAVDPVVRSVAHSTGTVDGARDPDPRIEVVDPGMMTTVQDLPGRIGYWQVGVPPSGPMDSVSFRAANLAVGNPEEAPALEATLSGPVLRFTAETVVAVTGAATPVFIDDVPAPMWEPVLVPAGGVLRIGATEGPGIRVYVGVRGGLDVPPYLGSASTFTLGGFGGHGGRALVAGDVLRRGDMADTTPSPIDPGRRPHLTASWQLAVTEGPHAAPEFFTREDIDELYAAEYRVQVNSARTGVRLSGPRPRWARTDGGEAGLHPSNIHDTPYAVGALDFTGDTPVLLGPDGPSLGGFVCPVVVASGDLWKLGQLRPGDVVRFVPVREADAAALDPAAPTLLRHGGDGDDGILFRRESDDTAGRPGTTYRRDGDDNVLVEFGDQTLDLGLRMRVHALQAALAEAAPAGILDVTPGIRSLQIHTDAATLRASTLVGLLRELDDALPPTSALTVPSREVHLPLSWDDPVTRLAIERYMAGVRDDAPWTPSNIEFIRRINGLDSIDDVYRTVFDAQYLVMGLGDVYLGAPVATPLDPRHRLVTTKYNPARTWTAENSVGIGGAYLCIYGMEGPGGYQFVGRTVQIWNRFRRGGLFAENPWALRFFDRIRWYPVSAEELLELRAETDAGRAEFRTEEGTFALAEHERFLADNADDIARFRASQGEAFAAERDRWRASGEFDRPMQADAAAETPTQELPPGAVGVRAPFAATVWKVEAEPGTAVTEGDRVVVLEAMKMESPVTAAAAGSIVEVYVRPGERVAAGQLLAAVGVDR